The Dyadobacter sp. 676 DNA window GAAGATGCTGGCTATTTCCGATCCCCCGGTGTATTATCCCTTCGATCAGCCCCGCTTCTCGGTAACCCTCAACGGCCAGACGGTAATAAACGATCATATCATTACGATTAACCCATTCGACCCTGTTTACGACGAATGGCAGGTCAACTTCGAATTCACAGGCATTACCCTCGATCACAAATAATTACATCACTATTTATTTAATACACTATGAAAAATATCAAACTTCTGATTTCCGCCATTGCGGCTTCGGGCATTGGCATAGCGAATGCGCAGGAACTTCGTCCGCAACTCGATTTCATCAGAAACGGGTCCCTCCTCACCGTGCGGAGTGCGTCCGGGCAGGAGCTCGGTACAGTTGACCTGGATAAACCGGCAGTTAAGAGCAAAGTCATCGCCTTTACCTATTCGGCTAAAAAGAAACGGGGCATCGAAAATGCGCTCAACGCTGTCACGATATTTCCAAATCCGGCATCCGGATCGCTGAACCTGCGGTTGAAAGGTTCATGGAAATACCCGGTGGATGTACAGATATTCGACAAAACAGGCAATATGTTACAAACCTCCCGCCTCGAATCGCCGGAAGAGCCATTGGATATCGAATCGCTCAAACAGGGGATTTACATTTTGAAAGCACGATCCGGCAATGCCGGAGCAACGGAGGAGCTGGTGGTGCAATAAGTAATGCAGGGAGCAGGTCTCGCTCCCTGCTATCTGTTACGAGGCACTTACTTCATCCAAGGTCGACAGATCTTCCGGATCCAGTTTTATCTCTGTCGCCTTAACAAGCGTTTCCAGCTGCTTTTTGCTGGTAGCGCTTGCAACCGGGGCGACGATGAGCGGTTTGTGTAAAAGCCAGGCCAGCGCGATAGCAGCCGGAACGGTATCGTGCTTTCCCGCAAGGTTGTCGAGCGTATCCAGAATCCGAAGGTTCCCGGGTGTCAGCAGGTCCTTCATGCCGGCACCGCGCTGGCTTTTACCCAAATCGGCGTCCGACCTGTATTTACCTGTGAGAAAACCGGCAGCCAGTGCGTAGTAGGGAAGCACGGCCAAGTTATATCGATCGGCCAAAGGAGCATATTCCTGCTCGAAAGTCGCTCTCTGGATAAGGTTATAATGCGGTTGTAATACTTGGTATTGGGGCAAACCGTCCTTTTCGGAGGCTTCCAGGGATGCTTTCAACCTCGCCGGGCTGAGGTTCGATGCGCCGATGTACCGGATTTTTCCGTCTTTGAGCAATTGCTCGTAAGCAGCCAGCGGTTCTTCCACCGGCGTTTTCTCGTCATCGAAATGCGTGTAGTAAAGGTCAATGTAATCCGTACGAAGCCGTTTCAGCGACTCTTCCACAGTTTTGAGAATGTATGCTTTGCTGATATCGATCGGGTGTTCGCGGTTTTGCGAGCCGACTTTGGTCGCTATCACGACCTGCTCACGATTGCCGCGCTGTTTCAGCCAGTTGCCGATGATGGTTTCTGATTCGCCTCCCTTATTGCCATCCACCCACCACGAATAGGTGTCTGCGGTGTCTATAAAATTGAATCCCGCGTCTATAAACGCATCCAGAATTGCGAAAGATTCCGGCTCGTTGAGCGTCCATCCAAAAACATTTCCACCAAGATTAATGGGCGCAATCTGCAACCCGGTTTTTCCTAACGTTACTTTTTTCATTGTACTTGGCATTTAGTGTAATCCACAACAAACAACCGACTAAACGCAGCGTCTGTTCCCCACCAATCGCCAAAACTTGCCGGATTTAAGACACAGAATGCTTATATTTAGGCACGACGACCTTCTACCCGACTGCCATGAAATACAATGCTTCACTTGACAAGACAACCAGGATCATCACCGTCGCGATCACGGTGCTGTTCGTCGGTATATCCGTTTTCGAGTTTCTTACATTTTCCGGCGGAGCAAGGGCCGGCGCTTATATTTCAACAGCGATTTTGGTGGCCGTCTATGGCTTTGCTTACTTTTACCGACCGGTTGCTTATACCCTGACAGACCACCATCTGACGATACATCGTCCGATCGGCGATCTCACCTACACCCGCGGAACATTCGAGGATGTCAGGACGATACCGAGAGAAGACCTGAAATTCACGATCCGCACATTCGGAGTCGGGGGTTTCTGGGGTTACTTCGGCCAATTCTACAATGCTGTTTACGGTAAAATGATCTGGTACGTAACCCGGCGCGACCACCTTGTGCTGATTAAAATCAAAGGCAAAAGAACGGTCCTCATTTCCCCCGACAACATCGATGCCTTCATGGAAGGAGTGGGAAGCAAAGAGCACATGGACAGCTGAACACCAGCATAACTATCGTTTAAAAGCCAGATTTTTCGAAAAGAACGGCAACATTTTCGTTTCAATCCGCTCGCCGATCTTATTAATATGATCGCCTTGATATTCTTCGTAGAAATGTTCGATTTTATAGTTATCAAGCACCTGGTGCAGGATTTTGATATTAGCGGCGATCGGCTGGTCGCGGTCACCGGCGTCGAAGCCGATTCCCTTCATTTGTTTCAGATTGGTAATGTATTGATCGATGCTGGTGAGCGGCATGTTGGCATTCCATTTAATTTCCGCGGCCGGGTTTAGCTTTCCGTTTTCGACGATCGGCGCTGTGTAAAATGGCGGTCTGGATGGGTCGGGCGACCAGGCGGCCGCATAAGCAAGCGCAGCCTTGGTCATAAAATCAGCTTTGGAGATATCCCCGGGGGGTTTTCACAGCCTCGATTTTCGCGAGCGCTTCCGCCGAGCGCGGGTTACCCGGTGCGAGGCAGCAGGGACTCAGCAGGTAAATGCTTGAAAAAATCTCGGGATGGCGCTCACCGATGCGGATCGTGCCGTAACCACCCATCGAATGCCCCGCCAAACCACGGCTTGCCGCCCGGGCAATCGTCCGGTAATGCTGATCGACATAGGCTACCAGTTCTTTTGAAACAAAATCTTCCCAATTCCCGGCAGTGATGGAATTCGAATAATAACTTCCGCCACTGCGTGTAAGCGCGTTCGGCGTCACGATGATCATTTCCTGCGCCTGACCGGAAGTAAAGACCTTATCGGCAATGACGGGAAAATTGATCCAATGCTTCACAAATCCGTACCACTGCGCGTCCGTATCCGTAAAGCCATGCAGCAAATAAACCACCGGATAGCGGCGCTTCGGTTCCTTTTTATAGCTCGGCGGGAGATACACCGAAACATCCGGGTCGGCCGGGTTGCCCTCGAGGTTGCCTTCCAGCGACTTGCCATGCACTTTAATGCGTTCGACGGAGCCTTTCAGTGGTGATTGGGCGAAGGTCGACACGGGTATCAAAAGGAGGGCCAGCAAAAGAACGGTCAATCTTTGTCTTTTCATTGCAGTTGGATTTGAATGTGCCTACAAATTAAGAAAGATTGACCGCCCGCTAAAACGCTTTTCCCTTCATGGGGATTTTCGATTAATAATGAAACCGTTGTCCGTCCCCGAGAGTCGAAACGTGTTTCATTTTTCCATGCCGGAAATCGTTGTAAAGGCCCTTGATTTCGTCCTGGTGATCCGAAATAAAAGGGCCGTAGGAAACGATTTCGTCATGCTGAGGCTCGCCTGCGTACAGCACCGCGCGTGCGCCTACGTTACCCGCCAGCACAGATATGTCGCTTATCGCTCCTGCTTCTCCCCTGTCCAGCCAGCCAATCTGGTTGCTTCTCAAATTCTGCTCATCATCTCCTATTCTAATTTCCCCTTCGATTACATACAAAAACGCATTGTAGGATGCCGGCAATGTCTCATTCAGTCGGGCACCAGGTTGCAGCCGCATATCCGCCACGACCAATGGCACATGGTTTTTAACCGGCGAATGCAAACCCGCGAAGGAGCCGCTGTATAAAACCATACGGACGCCATTCTTTTCGGCAGCCGGGGCATTGTCGAATGCCAGGTCCTGAACCCTCGGCTCGGCCCAGCGATCGGCTTTCGGCAGGTTCAGCCACAGTTGAAGCAGGCGCATTCTCGACCGGCCTTCGATGGTTTCTGAATGGACAATACCGCTTCCGGCCGTCATCATTTGAAAATCGCCTTGCTTCATGGTATGCGTTTCGTCACCTATTTCTCCTTCGAGCAGTAGCGAAACGGTCTCGAAACCGGCGTGCGGATGTGGCCCGCCCACGGGTTTATCGTCTTTTTTATCCAGAAAATCGTCCATCAGCAAAATGAACGGGTCGCTGTGCGCGAATTCGTTGTAAATCACCGCCCGGGCAGTATGGTCGGGTCCGAGAAAGCCGGGTTGGACGGGCGGCGTTTTGATGCTTGCTATTCTCCTCGTTATCCTTTGATTTTCCATGATCTGTTTCCTTTCGGTTGCTGAAACCATCGTCGGCTTCAATTAGCAAACAAAAACACCACATCCGGTGTGCGCCGTACACCGCTATACAATTTGTTAGCGCGGTATAACGAAAGCGCCGGGCGATGCAGGAATTCCGTTAACCGGCAAATTCTTTTTGTAAACTTTTTGTTCAAACCAGTGACAGCACTGCGAAAGACATCCCACAGGCAGTTGCCATGATCAAAAATTTATTAAAAGCCCATTTTACACTTCACAATGCAATTCTATTCCGAACGTTTACGCTACGAAAAATTTACTCCCGGCCATTTCGAAGACTATTTCCGGCTCGTATCGCGGCAGGATGTAATGCTGCACATCAGCGGCTGCGGCCTCGATCTCGAGGGTGCCCGGCGAAGGTTCGAGACATCGCTTCGCGCCGACGGCCAGCAGAGCGATATGGGCTTTGTGGCGGTTTATGAACAGGCCAGCGATTTATATGTAGGCCTCGGCAAAATCGTTCCTTTCGAAGACGGCTTCACGGAAATCGGCTATGCGCTGCTGCCCGAATTCTGGGGCAAGGGTTACGCGTCGGAAATTACCGGCAGGCTCGTTGCCTATGCCCGCGCATGCGGGAAGGTCGAATCGCTCGTTGCGCTGGTTGCTCCCGAAAACCGTGCGTCCATCAATGTGCTTACCAAACAACAGTTTCGCTTTTTCAGGGAGGTACCCGAAGGCGACGTAGTGCGGCATGATTACATTCTGGATTTGTAGCTTTATGCTTCTCGCGGCTGGTGATCAGGCAATGCCTCTCCATAAAGTAAAAGGTGTGAAAGATTGGGAATCCATTATCCGCCGGTTTTCTGACGATGATCAATGCCAATTTTAGGGAAGAACAGCCTCAGAGAGGCATATGCCTCTCTTTTAGTTGGCATAATTGTTTCGACATCGATTTCAAACCATACCACACATGTAAAGAAATCGGCACCAAATGATTGGATTACAATTTATCACACACCAAACTATCGTCGTAGCAGGTGCGACGGGGCACCTGGGAGTACTGATTACCAAAGAATTGCTCGCCCGCCATGCACATGTGAAAGCGCTCGTGCGCAAGGATACGCCGCTCTCGAAAATGGAACCGCTCGAAAAAGCCGGTGCAATTATAATACCCGTCGATTATCAGAATACCCTGACGCTCACAGAGGCGCTTGGGAATGCACAATGCGTAGTTTCGGCATTGTCGGGCTTGCGCGATGTGATCGTAGATACGCAATCGGCCCTCCTCAAAGCTTCGCTCCACGCCGGCGTGCCCCGGTTCATACCGTCCGATTATTGCATCGATTTTACCAGACTTCCCCGGGGCTCCAATCGTAACCTCGATTTACGGCGCGAATTCGCCCGAATTCTCGATGCGACGCCTATTCATGCGACGTCCATTCTAAACGGCATGTTCACCGATCTACTCGCAGGCCGGGCTCCATTGATCCTTCCCAAACTGAAACGCGTGATTTACTGGGGTAATGCCGGTCAGCCAATGGATTTCACCACGATGGCCAACACTGCCGCATTCACCGCCGCGGCCGCGCTCGACCCGCAAGCGCCACGCTTTTTACGGATCGCAGGCGAGGTAGCGACAATCCGCGGTTTGCAGCAGGCCGCCAGCCACGCCTACGGAAAGGATTTTGGGTTACTACGGCTGGGAGGACTACGGTTTCTGGAAGCAACAATCAAAATCATGCGTACCGTCGCGCCTGCCAGGGATCAGGTGTTTCCGCCCTGGCAGGGTATGCAATATCTTCTCAATATGCTCGGCGGTCAGCCGAAACTGGACCCGCTGGATAATGCGCGCTATCCGGAAATTAAATGGACAAAGATCAGGGAAGTATTGGGCTGATTAGTTTTCTTCCAGAAACTCCTTTACGAGCATCGCCGTGATTTCGGGCTGCCTGCTACCGGCTTTTGCCGTGCAAATCTCCCCCAGCAAAGCACCATGCACACCAGGAAGAATCACGAGTTCGGCATTTGGGATCAGTTTTGAAATTTCGACAATGTGTTCTGTTTTGATCACATCCTTATCGCCTGTCATGATCAACGCGGGCGCCTGAATGCGCGTGAGGTCGCTTTGTGGCCAGTCGGCGAAGGAGCGGCGGCGTTCGCGGTCTTTATTGAACATCGTTTGCAGGCCCTTCGGATCGGGGTTTACTTTGAGATAATACTCCTTCAATGGCGCAGGCATGTTGTCGAGCGAGGCATTCTCCATCATATCAAAAAAGCCGTCGATCATCCCCGCCCGCGTGTAGTTGGAAGCAACTACGATGATCTTGTTGATCAGCTGCGGATGGCGGCCGGCCAGTTGCATCGTCGTGCAGCCGCCGTCGCTGAAACCGAGAACATTGGCTTTTTCCACCTTCAAATACCTGAGCAATGCGGCCGCATCGTCGGCGTCCTGCGTGAACGACTCGGGCGCGTCGCGGTCGCTCGTACGGCCGTGAGCCTGCATTTCTACGGCGATGATCGGGGAAAATGCCGCCAGCTCGGGCAGTATCCTGCCGAATGTGGTTTCTATCGTAGAACCGCCCCCATGGATCAGCAGGAGCGGTATACCACCACTTCCGTACATCTCGTAATACATTTTCAGGCCATTGACAGGCGCATAACCGGTTGTTTTTTGCTGTTCCATTTTTATTTGCTGTGCGTGAACGGATAAATTCAATAGGGTGCAAAGCAATGCCGCTGCAATGGCTTTCATGATTGCCGCGATGCTTTTCTCCTTTCCAGGTACACCGAGAGCTTTTCGACGTTCTGCTTGAGGCCTTCGGCCGCGTTGTTCGATTTCACGATCCGGATCATCTGCTCTGCCGATTCGAACAGCATATGCCACCGCAGGAACGTCTCCTCTCCCTGTGCTTCAAACTCTATCGTGGTCAGGAAGTTGGGGGCAAAGTGCTGGTACACGATCTTCTTTAAGGGAACCACTTCCTTGAATATACTCCTGTTCTGGTAGTCTTTCCCGTCGGGCCCATGCATGACGAGCTCCCATATACCGCCCGGCACGACGTCCATCGCCGTGATTGTGTTCGTAAAACCATCTGGCCCCCACCACCTTGCGATGTGCTCCGGCTGCGTCCACACCTCCCACACCAGTTCGACAGGTGCGTTCAGCTTACGGGTGATGATCAGTTCGCGGTCGTGCGTACTGCTTTTTTCATTTTCCATATCGCTCTCTTTTTAGTTGTTCCAAATAGTTTTCCAATGAATCCAGTTTCGCTTCCCAATGCTTTTTGTACTGCTCAACCCAGGCAGATACTTCACTCAGCTGGTCGAGGCGTGCTTCGCAAATGTGATCCCGCCCCTCCTTCCGGATGAATATCAGCCCGCAATCGCTCAGTATCTTGACGTGAAGGGAAATCGCCTGGCGCGTTACGTCGAAGCGCTCAGCAATGGCGTTGACATTCTGGGGGTGTTCTGCCAGCATTCCGATGATCGCCCGGCGGGTGGGATCGGCAATGGCCTGATATACATCTCTTCGCGCTTTCATAACATGCAAGTATTTGCTTGCAAACATATATGCAAGTATTTACTTGCGCAATATTTATTTGTTAATTTTGAAGTCTGGAAAAAAGCGCTTCAATTTGTCGCGACCACCCCCTGCGAATGTCCGTTTTAGGGCGCATGCATGACGGTGCAAGGCCATACTTTTGCACCCGTCAACAATCTAAAATCAATTCAATCACTTTTTAAAATCTTTTAGCTATGCCCAAAATCAATCCTTACCTCAACTTCGACGGAACTGCGGAAGAGGCTTTCAATTTTTACAAATCCGTTTTTGGCGGTGAATTTCGGGGCGTTCACAGAATGGACGGCACCCCAGGCTCGGAGAATTTGCCCGAAAACGAAAGAAACCGGATCATGCATATCGCATTGCCTATTGGCGACGAGTTGCTGATGGCCTCGGACATTATGCCTTCCATGGGCCAGACGCTCACCGTTGGCAATAACAACTACGTATCCATTTTCGCCGACAGCCGTGAACAGGCCGATCAGTATTTCAATGGCCTTTCGGCCGGCGGCACCATCGAAATGCCGATGGAAGATCAGTTCTGGGGCGATTATTTCGGGGCGTTTCAGGATAAATACGGAGTGCACTGGATGATCAATTTTCCTTCACAGCAAGGTTGATTCCGTGGATTGAAAGAACAAAAAGCCGGTTCTCATCATGAGAGCCGGCTTTTTGGCCTTTATGAAGGCTGGTAGTTGACCGATCCTGATCGCAATTGGATTTTTGCAATCAATCATCAATTATTAATGAAATCGCAACAGGCTTAGCATTTAATTACGTAATTCGGTATGGGAAATACCTCCAAACCATTTCAAAATCACAGCCATGAAAATAGCCCTTGCGTTTCTTATCTCGACAGGTGTTTTATTATTCACAGCATCCTTCGCACAAACACGGCCGGATAATGCCCCTATAAGGTATCTCAATAATTTTTACAAATACACTTCCACCGAACTTAATGCCGATTCGGCTTTATTTTATCTGCGAAAAATTGAGAGCAACAAGCTGTCGTCCGAACGGTTACCCAATGTTATCCATGAAGAATTTGCCCAGCAGATTTTAGACCGTTCGTTCCCTGCTGGTATGGACACTTCCAAAATCAATGCGTTTCGCCGGGTTCAGGCATTCCACAAAAAACTGATGCCGGCCATTATGGCCGATACCAGCCAACTTATAAAACAGATTATCAAACCATTATACCTGTACTTGGAGATCCGGGAGCATATAAACGACGATAGGCAGCTCGCGGATATTACCGGCCGCTTTGTAAGAGAGACGCTTTCAGGGCCAGACATTTACCGCAACCGCACGGGCCGTTACGCATTGATGATTTATCCGATACTCAATTCCAAACCGGAATTGAAACCACAGGCAGAAAAATTGCTGGAAACGGCAAATGCCGGACTTGAAAAAGGATTAGCAAAGGCTTCGGAAAACTCTACGCAAAACGAGCTGACACAACGTGCCTGGCACCGGTACCTTTATGCTTATATGAATGTAATTAAATCGGAACGGGAGCCTGATTCGGGCAAGCGGAAAGCTTTCCTGAAAACGGCCTACGATTACAGCCCGGATGTAATTGACAGGCAACATCAATGGGCCTACTTTTATGATATGTACATCATGTTTCGAAAAGAAAAAAGCTCTTTCCGGGAGGAATATCTTCAATACCTTACTGCCCATTCGGATCAGAACAATTTACTTTCCACACTGCTTGAAATTGCATTACAACAACCCGAATACAAAGAAAGGTTGAAAACTGCCTACCTAAAAATAAATGGCCCGCAAGCTGATTTTCCGAAATTCTGGATGGCCAGTGTAAACAATTACGCTCAAACCGCCCCTCCTATTTCGCTTTCAATGCTGGATAAATCCCGCTTTTCGAACAGCGCCGCGGAAGGGAAATGGCTGCTGGTCGATTTCTGGGGAACGTGGTGTGGGCCATGCCGCGCCGAACATCCCGAAATGCAGAAATTCTATGAATCCAGTATCAAAACCAATGCCGATAAAATCGCCCTGCTGACGATTGCATGCCGCGATACGGAAGCAAAAGTAACTACCTACATGACCGAAAAGAACTTTTCATTCCCCGTAGCAATGTCGGACAACAAAATCGAACATACGTATAAAGTACCCGGTTATCCTACCAAATTACTGATAACTCCGGCGGGAAAGTACATTTTTGTTCCTTCGGGAAATGACTGGATCAGCTTCGTAAAACATTACACCGATCTGTAAAACACCCGTCACCTGCCGGCCAGCTTCTTTGCCTGGGCTTCCAGGATCAGTTGCAGGTCGGCGGTGGCGTCGGTTACGTGCGCATAGGAACCCATGCCCAGTTCGCTTAGCTTTTTGAGCTTTTGCCCGGTGTGCTCGTTACGCCCGAAAGTAAAAACGCTCAGATACACGTCCTGATGTGCATTCTGCCGGATCATATCCACGACCTCGTCGCTAACCGGAAACTCGCCGTCCGTAGCCAGTACAATGCGATTGTTACCTGCGCGGATGTATTGTTTGTTGGCGGTTTTATAGGCCAGTTTAATGCCCTCGTTACCGTCGGTATCGCCGTCGGATTGCAACAGGTCGATCATCCGGGCTATTTCCGCAGCTTTGGCGCCGGAAGTCGGTTTGAGCACCACCCTGGCCTTGCCCGAATACAATACAATGGAGATCATGTCCTCGGGCCGCACGAGCGTTAGCAGCGATTTGATCGAGCGTTTCAACAAAGGCATTTTGTAGGGCGAGTTCATCGAGGACGACACATCCAGCAAGAGCACCATATTGTTCGGCGCGAATCCTTCGAGCGAACGGGTTACATTTTGCAATTGCGCATTGCGGTCGACATACACGGTATCCACGCGCACACGCTCGACGTAAACGGTGTCGCGCGTTACGGGTGCGGCTTCGCTCGTGAGCGGACGCGTATCTGTACGTGCGGGAGCCCCGGCTTCCATGCTTGTTGATTGGGCCTGGGCTATGCTTTTAACCGGTTCGTCCGGCCCGTCCGTTGGTGCTTCAATTCCCGACTTTTCCTCTTTCTCCGGTGGCGGCACCGGTTTCTGCGGTTTCGTACGCCGGAACGCGAACACGTCGGGTTGATTGATGGTTTTCAAAAGCCCCGCCTTCGAGAGCTCTATAAAATTGTTGTACTCGTAAACCAGCTCGTTATTGTAGAAATAATAAAAAGACTCGTAAGGATGCGCCGCATAGCCCGAAGAAGCGGGTTTATATTTTTTCACGCTTTCGGCAAACCGGCCGGCATTGGCGCCCAGGTCTTCATAGGGCGTGTATGGGCAAAGCCCGTTACTTCGGCCATATCGTTTCAGGCCCTTCATATTTTTGTATTCGTCGGCAATCAGCTGGCGGCTGTCCGCTTCGAGTGCCGTGGTTTCGGGAAGTTTTGAAGATTCGCCCCGCAAATAGTCGCGTAAACCGAACATAACGTCGTGCCCGTTATCCATGGTTTTAAGCATCGCGCTGCCCGCAACATACCACGAGCCTGCGGGCAGCGCGTTCGGATAGCTTTCGTGAATGCGGCGGATGTCGTTGTAGAGTTGCTCTTTCTTTTTATCCAAAACATCAAAAAGCACGATATAACGATCGAGAATAGCGTCAGAACGGCGGAGCTGGTCTTTCAGGTATTGTTTTTCGGAGGTATAGCGCACCAGTTCAATGCTCAGGCCGTCCATTTCCTGCAAAACGTTCATTAGAACCTCGGCCTGGCCGGTTACCGATTTGCGGTAAGGTTCGGGAATAGAGGTACTGGCACTTAAAAGCAAGGCGTATTCGGATGAAGGCACTTTGAAATCCTCATGCGAATAGCTCAGGTTCGCCC harbors:
- a CDS encoding T9SS type A sorting domain-containing protein, yielding MKNIKLLISAIAASGIGIANAQELRPQLDFIRNGSLLTVRSASGQELGTVDLDKPAVKSKVIAFTYSAKKKRGIENALNAVTIFPNPASGSLNLRLKGSWKYPVDVQIFDKTGNMLQTSRLESPEEPLDIESLKQGIYILKARSGNAGATEELVVQ
- a CDS encoding alpha/beta hydrolase gives rise to the protein MKAIAAALLCTLLNLSVHAQQIKMEQQKTTGYAPVNGLKMYYEMYGSGGIPLLLIHGGGSTIETTFGRILPELAAFSPIIAVEMQAHGRTSDRDAPESFTQDADDAAALLRYLKVEKANVLGFSDGGCTTMQLAGRHPQLINKIIVVASNYTRAGMIDGFFDMMENASLDNMPAPLKEYYLKVNPDPKGLQTMFNKDRERRRSFADWPQSDLTRIQAPALIMTGDKDVIKTEHIVEISKLIPNAELVILPGVHGALLGEICTAKAGSRQPEITAMLVKEFLEEN
- a CDS encoding alpha/beta hydrolase-fold protein; the protein is MKRQRLTVLLLALLLIPVSTFAQSPLKGSVERIKVHGKSLEGNLEGNPADPDVSVYLPPSYKKEPKRRYPVVYLLHGFTDTDAQWYGFVKHWINFPVIADKVFTSGQAQEMIIVTPNALTRSGGSYYSNSITAGNWEDFVSKELVAYVDQHYRTIARAASRGLAGHSMGGYGTIRIGERHPEIFSSIYLLSPCCLAPGNPRSAEALAKIEAVKTPRGYLQS
- a CDS encoding PH domain-containing protein, with amino-acid sequence MKYNASLDKTTRIITVAITVLFVGISVFEFLTFSGGARAGAYISTAILVAVYGFAYFYRPVAYTLTDHHLTIHRPIGDLTYTRGTFEDVRTIPREDLKFTIRTFGVGGFWGYFGQFYNAVYGKMIWYVTRRDHLVLIKIKGKRTVLISPDNIDAFMEGVGSKEHMDS
- a CDS encoding VOC family protein, translated to MPKINPYLNFDGTAEEAFNFYKSVFGGEFRGVHRMDGTPGSENLPENERNRIMHIALPIGDELLMASDIMPSMGQTLTVGNNNYVSIFADSREQADQYFNGLSAGGTIEMPMEDQFWGDYFGAFQDKYGVHWMINFPSQQG
- a CDS encoding aldo/keto reductase, with the translated sequence MKKVTLGKTGLQIAPINLGGNVFGWTLNEPESFAILDAFIDAGFNFIDTADTYSWWVDGNKGGESETIIGNWLKQRGNREQVVIATKVGSQNREHPIDISKAYILKTVEESLKRLRTDYIDLYYTHFDDEKTPVEEPLAAYEQLLKDGKIRYIGASNLSPARLKASLEASEKDGLPQYQVLQPHYNLIQRATFEQEYAPLADRYNLAVLPYYALAAGFLTGKYRSDADLGKSQRGAGMKDLLTPGNLRILDTLDNLAGKHDTVPAAIALAWLLHKPLIVAPVASATSKKQLETLVKATEIKLDPEDLSTLDEVSAS
- a CDS encoding metalloregulator ArsR/SmtB family transcription factor, with the protein product MKARRDVYQAIADPTRRAIIGMLAEHPQNVNAIAERFDVTRQAISLHVKILSDCGLIFIRKEGRDHICEARLDQLSEVSAWVEQYKKHWEAKLDSLENYLEQLKRERYGK
- a CDS encoding pirin-like C-terminal cupin domain-containing protein; this encodes MENQRITRRIASIKTPPVQPGFLGPDHTARAVIYNEFAHSDPFILLMDDFLDKKDDKPVGGPHPHAGFETVSLLLEGEIGDETHTMKQGDFQMMTAGSGIVHSETIEGRSRMRLLQLWLNLPKADRWAEPRVQDLAFDNAPAAEKNGVRMVLYSGSFAGLHSPVKNHVPLVVADMRLQPGARLNETLPASYNAFLYVIEGEIRIGDDEQNLRSNQIGWLDRGEAGAISDISVLAGNVGARAVLYAGEPQHDEIVSYGPFISDHQDEIKGLYNDFRHGKMKHVSTLGDGQRFHY
- a CDS encoding GNAT family N-acetyltransferase — translated: MQFYSERLRYEKFTPGHFEDYFRLVSRQDVMLHISGCGLDLEGARRRFETSLRADGQQSDMGFVAVYEQASDLYVGLGKIVPFEDGFTEIGYALLPEFWGKGYASEITGRLVAYARACGKVESLVALVAPENRASINVLTKQQFRFFREVPEGDVVRHDYILDL
- a CDS encoding SRPBCC family protein, producing MENEKSSTHDRELIITRKLNAPVELVWEVWTQPEHIARWWGPDGFTNTITAMDVVPGGIWELVMHGPDGKDYQNRSIFKEVVPLKKIVYQHFAPNFLTTIEFEAQGEETFLRWHMLFESAEQMIRIVKSNNAAEGLKQNVEKLSVYLERRKASRQS
- a CDS encoding TlpA disulfide reductase family protein; amino-acid sequence: MKIALAFLISTGVLLFTASFAQTRPDNAPIRYLNNFYKYTSTELNADSALFYLRKIESNKLSSERLPNVIHEEFAQQILDRSFPAGMDTSKINAFRRVQAFHKKLMPAIMADTSQLIKQIIKPLYLYLEIREHINDDRQLADITGRFVRETLSGPDIYRNRTGRYALMIYPILNSKPELKPQAEKLLETANAGLEKGLAKASENSTQNELTQRAWHRYLYAYMNVIKSEREPDSGKRKAFLKTAYDYSPDVIDRQHQWAYFYDMYIMFRKEKSSFREEYLQYLTAHSDQNNLLSTLLEIALQQPEYKERLKTAYLKINGPQADFPKFWMASVNNYAQTAPPISLSMLDKSRFSNSAAEGKWLLVDFWGTWCGPCRAEHPEMQKFYESSIKTNADKIALLTIACRDTEAKVTTYMTEKNFSFPVAMSDNKIEHTYKVPGYPTKLLITPAGKYIFVPSGNDWISFVKHYTDL
- a CDS encoding NmrA family NAD(P)-binding protein, giving the protein MIGLQFITHQTIVVAGATGHLGVLITKELLARHAHVKALVRKDTPLSKMEPLEKAGAIIIPVDYQNTLTLTEALGNAQCVVSALSGLRDVIVDTQSALLKASLHAGVPRFIPSDYCIDFTRLPRGSNRNLDLRREFARILDATPIHATSILNGMFTDLLAGRAPLILPKLKRVIYWGNAGQPMDFTTMANTAAFTAAAALDPQAPRFLRIAGEVATIRGLQQAASHAYGKDFGLLRLGGLRFLEATIKIMRTVAPARDQVFPPWQGMQYLLNMLGGQPKLDPLDNARYPEIKWTKIREVLG